The stretch of DNA GCAACCGGCGAATCTGCAAATAGCGCGCGTGCGCCGCATTCACGCCGTCACCGTGCGCCTGCAACACCCGCCGCGCCGCCTCCAGTGCCTTCACCGGCCAGCCCAGATCCCGCGCCGCCAGTGCCACTTCGGCCTCGGCGACCACACAACGTGCTCGCGACAACGGCTCATTGCTGCCGAACGCCTTCACCGCCCGTTGCAACAGCGCTTTGGCGCGACGCAGATCACCGAGCTGAGCCATGGCAATTGCGCGCAACGCCAACGCCGGCGGGTCTTCACGCAGGGCGACGTAGTTCAACGCGCCCAGCGGATCGCCGGCGGACAGCGCTCTGCCAGCGGCATTGATCAGCGAATCCATGGACCATTATTCCCCGACGACTGAATCGTCAGCTGAGTCTAATACCTGGAATGACGGTCGACGTCGCAACACATTTGATGGGGAGGCGGAAAACCTACAAAGGCGAGCGCTGCGCTGACTCTCAGGCCAGCAACCCGACGCTCTTGAGCAAATCGTGCAAACCCTTCGGCACCAATGGCGCCTGCTCGCTGAAACTTGAACTGTCATGCCAGCGCGCAGTAAAGGCAGCACCGTCGCTTTCATGTCCAATCATTTGCGCATGCGTGTACACGCTGGAGTCGGCAAACGTCGCGTCGTAGACCTGGACGATCTCGTGCCCGGGTTTGCCGTTATAGATGAACAGGCTTTCGAGTGTGCCGAGCAGGCGCAAATCCGTCATGGACAGGCCCAACTCCTCTTGCACTTCGCGCACGATTGCTTCGGCGCTGGTCTCGCCGAATTCGATACCGCCACCGAGTGGACGAAAGCAGGTTTGCTGGCTGACCGGGTCACGAAATTCGTTGACCAGAATTTTGCTGTGATGATGAAAAACGCAAAGTGCGAGGGCGCGGATCCGTTGTTCGGCCATGGGTGAAGTCCGTTTCGAGGTGTGAAAGCGCGGCATTTAAACACGATTCGCACCGCACACCCCGGACATCATCTTGTGGCCATATCTCAGACCGGAGAAATTGTCGCGAGCAAGCCAATCAGAATGGTCAGTGCCAGAAAGCCACCCAGGAAAATCGCCATTTTGTTCATGTTGCTCTCCTCATGCTTAGCTTGCGGTGCACTGGACACTTCGGAATGAAGGATTGTCGTGAGTGACCGAACTGCCGGGGGCATTTTGATCCTGCATCTGAACCGATGACAGAGGCAGATTGAAACGAAAAAAGCGTATCAGATGAAATCTGATCTGTAGGAGCTGCGGCACGCTGCGATCTTTTGATCCTGGTTCTCAGAAGCAAAGTCAAAAGATCGCAGCGTGCCGCAGCTCCTACAGGGAGGGGCAATAAGGTGATATCAGGGAGCGACATTAAGGTTGCCCTGACAGCGCTTTGATCTAGAGTCGAAGAACAACAAAAATCCAGAGGTGCAAATGACTGATCTGAACCTGCAGCCCAACGTCGCCGAATCCCTGAAACGCTGGCACGAAATGATCCGTACCGGCGACTTGAACGCCCTGCCCGCGCTGCTGGATGCCAACGCCGTGTTCCGTTCGCCAATGGCACACACGCCGTACCCTGGCGCCCCGGTGGTTTCGATGATTCTCAACACGGTGTTCGGGGTGTTTGAAGATTTCAAATATCACCGTGAACTGGCGACTGCCGATGGCTTGAATGTGATTCTGGAGTTCAGTGCCAAGGTGGGTTCGAAGGAGCTCAAAGGCATCGACATGATTCGTTTCGACGAGAGCGGCAAGATTGTCGAATTCGAAGTGATGGTGCGTCCCCTCAGCGGACTGCAAGCCCTGGGCGAAGAGATGGGCCGGCGCCTCGGTGCCTATCTGGCGAAAACAAAAGCCTGACCCTCCCCCAATCTCGTGTAGGAGCTGCCGCAGGCTGCGATCTTTTGATCTTATAAAAACAAGATCAAAAGATCGCAGCCTGCGGCAGCTCCTACAGGGGTGGGGCCACAAAAAAGCCCACTGACCGTCGCC from Pseudomonas sp. TH06 encodes:
- a CDS encoding nuclear transport factor 2 family protein, with translation MTDLNLQPNVAESLKRWHEMIRTGDLNALPALLDANAVFRSPMAHTPYPGAPVVSMILNTVFGVFEDFKYHRELATADGLNVILEFSAKVGSKELKGIDMIRFDESGKIVEFEVMVRPLSGLQALGEEMGRRLGAYLAKTKA
- a CDS encoding NUDIX hydrolase — translated: MAEQRIRALALCVFHHHSKILVNEFRDPVSQQTCFRPLGGGIEFGETSAEAIVREVQEELGLSMTDLRLLGTLESLFIYNGKPGHEIVQVYDATFADSSVYTHAQMIGHESDGAAFTARWHDSSSFSEQAPLVPKGLHDLLKSVGLLA